The DNA sequence TATTGGTAAATAATGAGGAATCAAGATTTGCACCATTTATGGATGCAACAGGTGCTCATGCAGGAGCGCTTTTAGGAGATGTACGTCACGACCCATACCAATCTGGAGGATTAGGTACTCCTGCACATGAACGTGTAGAAGCGGGAATGATTCACAAGGCAAATAAGGGAGTTTTATACATTGACGAAATAGGTACAATGAGCATGAAAACCCAGCAGGAACTATTATCTGCAATGCAGGAAAAACAATATGCCATTACCGGTCAAAGTGAAAACTCAAGTGGTGCTATGGTAAGGTCCCAGGCAGTACCATGTGACTTTGTACTTGTAGCTTCAGGAAACCTTCAGGTATTGGAAGGAATGCATATAGCAATGAGATCAAGGATAAGAGGATACGGTTACGAAGTATTCATGAAGGATTACATGGATGATACAACTGAAAACAGGGAAAAATTAGTCCAATTCGTAGCTCAGGAAGTTAAAAATGATGGAAGAATTCCTCACTTTGCTCCAGATGCACTGGATGAAATCATTATGGAAGCAAAAAGAAGATCTGGTAAGCAAAATGCATTGACTTTAAGATTACGTGATTTAGGTGGATTAGTAAGGTCTGCAGGGGATGTAGCTATTGAAAAAGGTGCTGAAATCGTAACTGCAGAACATGTTGTTGAAGCTAAAAGATTCGCAAGAACCCTTGAACAGCAAATCGCTGACAGGTCCATAATGCAAAGAAAAGACTACAGTATGGTATCCGCTGAAGGTGGAAGGATTGGTCTTGTGAATGGACTTGCAGTAATCGGTGACAGAAGCGGTATTGTATCACCTATTGCGGCTGAAGCTGCACCTACCCAATCAAAAAGCGGTGGTCAGATTATAGCTACTGGTAAATTAGGTGAAATCGCTCAGGAATCTGTTCAAAACGTTAGTGCATTAATTAAAAAATACACCAACAAGGATATCTCTCAATATGATATTCACGTTCAGTTCATACAGACATATGATGGGGTTGAGGGTGACTCAGCCAGTGTAAGTATTGCAACTGCGGTTATATCTGCTATTGAGGAAATTCCAATTGACCAGACTGTTGCACTGACTGGATCACTTAATGTTCGTGGAGATGTAATGCCTATTGGTGGAGCGACTGCTAAAATTGAAGCGGCTGCAGAAGCTGGAATGAAAAAGGTATTGATTCCTAAATCAAACTTAAAAGATGTCATGATTGAGAAAAAATATGAAGACATGATTGAAATCATTCCAACCGAAACCTTAAGTGATGTTTTGGAAAACATTTTGATTAGTGGATCAAACAAGGATAAACTGATTGAAAAAATGAAAAACATCGGTTCTAAAGTTGCCGATAAGGTTCCGCAAACAAATATCAATAATCCAACAACCAACTAGGTTGGTTGTTTTTCCACTATTTTTTATTATTTTTTTGTTATTTTAATATATGTTAAAAAAATTATATTATTTTTATTAATCTATAATTTTATTGAATCTTTTTTAATTTTTATCTTTTAGTTTAAACAATATTTGTTTTTTTTGTTTGATGGTGTGTAAAAAAATATATTATTTTTTAAAACATTAAATATGAGTAAAACCAATATTAATTTATGGTAGTAAAAGCTAGGTTATTTGTTGCAAAGGTGTCCAGTAAAGTTGCAACCCAACTTTCAAAAATAGGTCCTGGAGCAGGTAAGAATATTCCAGGTTATGTATTTTCAAAAGTTGGGGGTAAACAGTCAGTTTCAGATATCGCAAAGGACTTGAAGTTGGGTTCAGTTTTGATAACTGGAACTAATGGTAAAACCACTACTACTACGTTACTTATAAAATTAATGTCTAAAGACCTTCAAATTAGAAAAAGTTTTGAAAACAATACTGTACATTCAATTATTACAGCAATCCTAAACCAAAAAGGAGATTTGGGAATCTTTGAATATGGAATTCGTAATCTGGAATATGGAATTCCTGATACTGTTCAAAAATTAATTGATCCTATTGGGGTTGTCTATACAACAATCTCTGAAGAGCACACTGTTGTAAATGGTGTAAAAAATCCATTTTTATCTTATTATCGTGCCAAAATTTTATTGTCAAAGGAAATGACTGACGGGGTTATTGTTACCAATTGTGACGATCCAAGAACTGCGTTTATCGGCATCAGCAAAAATGATATTCCTATAAACTATTATGGAATCGAATGTGATGATGTTGTTGACTTGCTTGGAAGTACTGTTAAATGTCCTAACTGTGGTGAACTTTTAGAATATTCTAAACATACCTTGAACCATCGTGGAGTCTATTCATGTAAATGTGGATTCAAACGCCCGGAACCTGATGTCAAATTGGCCGATATAGAATTTAATGAGGATAATTGGAAATTACATATTGTTGGTGATTTATTTAATTATTTTGCATCCAAAAATGTTCAGTTTGATGTGAATGTTGTAGTTCCTCCTTTCGGATTTCATAATATCTACAACATACTGGCTTCAGTCACTGCATATGTGACTTTCACTCCAAAGCTTGACAACATTGAAAAGAATATTATGGATGTTTTCAATAATATTGACATGTCCTTTGTTCCGCCTGGAAGATTTGAAGTCATTAAATACAATGGCAAAAACATTGGAATGGGACAGGGAGACAATGGGGATGCAGTAAGCATCAACGTCAATCTTATGAACCAGTATATTGACGGAGACCTTGAGTTCATCTATACGACTCCTGATGCTGAAGAGGATGATATCTTCAACAGTCATTATGAAGTCATTAAAAAGATTAATCCTAAACATGTTATTGTTATTCCGGGAAGAAAATCAGTTGAAAAGGCTGAGGAGTATTGTAACATTATTAAAAAGGATTTTGATTCAGTTGATTTTTATCCTATTTCCTATGAGAATTTGGATGAAAGAATAAGTAAGGTCGCCGAGTTGGCTAAAAATTCAAGCTATGATAATGTTATTTTAACCGGATGCGGTGAAGAATTCGCATTCTGGGAAAGTGTGAAAAGGAATTTTGATTAAATTACCTTTTCATTTGCTATTTTTTCAATGATTTGGTAAAACTTATCATTGTTTTTTTCTATCTTTTCAAACTTGGAATCGATACTGCAGTTGCAGGTATCTGATTTTCCTATTATATATTCATCAGATCCTTTTTTGATTAGAATTCCGAACAGTATTTCCTGTTCATCAGCATATTTTTCAAATTCTTCCTTGCTTAACTGCAGACTGTAATCCTCATGTGAAAAGATGTCGCATTCATTAATGATAGGCATGAATGTCATCATGCCCAATGGAAGATAGATATTCTCCTTTTCATGAATTTTTAAAAGTCTTTCTTCATAGGAGTCCTCGTCACCGATGCCATATCCCTCGATTTCAAGGATGTTGTTGGTTCCCATGTGTCCGTCATCATCAATCAGAAATGCAAGCAAATTGGGGTCCACATAATTATTGCATGTAGACCTAATATTTTTAATAGTTTCATTAAGATTCATCACAAAATGCCTCGTATCTTTCACATAATTCAAGTACTTCCTCAATTCTATAAATTTGATTAACCCAATCTATAGGAATTGAATCAAAACCGTAGTATATTCCCGCAAGTCCACCACATATTGCAGCTGTGGTGTCTGTATCCAAACCTATATTCACCGCTTCCAGC is a window from the uncultured Methanobrevibacter sp. genome containing:
- the lonB gene encoding ATP-dependent protease LonB, whose protein sequence is MKFEENEPIEGSSEEVIVEPEIEEAGDGEETKLMLDYNNIKSSQDIEVPPLLIDQVIGHEESIETIKKAAKQRRNVLLIGDPGVGKSMLAKGMAQILPHEVLQDVLVYPNMEDNNHPLIRTVPAGEGKKIVRATKGSAKGHEERKTIITMFAIGGILVIGFMYGRLLESIIAAALILLISIQIKPKTNNMSPKLLVNNEESRFAPFMDATGAHAGALLGDVRHDPYQSGGLGTPAHERVEAGMIHKANKGVLYIDEIGTMSMKTQQELLSAMQEKQYAITGQSENSSGAMVRSQAVPCDFVLVASGNLQVLEGMHIAMRSRIRGYGYEVFMKDYMDDTTENREKLVQFVAQEVKNDGRIPHFAPDALDEIIMEAKRRSGKQNALTLRLRDLGGLVRSAGDVAIEKGAEIVTAEHVVEAKRFARTLEQQIADRSIMQRKDYSMVSAEGGRIGLVNGLAVIGDRSGIVSPIAAEAAPTQSKSGGQIIATGKLGEIAQESVQNVSALIKKYTNKDISQYDIHVQFIQTYDGVEGDSASVSIATAVISAIEEIPIDQTVALTGSLNVRGDVMPIGGATAKIEAAAEAGMKKVLIPKSNLKDVMIEKKYEDMIEIIPTETLSDVLENILISGSNKDKLIEKMKNIGSKVADKVPQTNINNPTTN
- a CDS encoding Mur ligase family protein, encoding MVVKARLFVAKVSSKVATQLSKIGPGAGKNIPGYVFSKVGGKQSVSDIAKDLKLGSVLITGTNGKTTTTTLLIKLMSKDLQIRKSFENNTVHSIITAILNQKGDLGIFEYGIRNLEYGIPDTVQKLIDPIGVVYTTISEEHTVVNGVKNPFLSYYRAKILLSKEMTDGVIVTNCDDPRTAFIGISKNDIPINYYGIECDDVVDLLGSTVKCPNCGELLEYSKHTLNHRGVYSCKCGFKRPEPDVKLADIEFNEDNWKLHIVGDLFNYFASKNVQFDVNVVVPPFGFHNIYNILASVTAYVTFTPKLDNIEKNIMDVFNNIDMSFVPPGRFEVIKYNGKNIGMGQGDNGDAVSINVNLMNQYIDGDLEFIYTTPDAEEDDIFNSHYEVIKKINPKHVIVIPGRKSVEKAEEYCNIIKKDFDSVDFYPISYENLDERISKVAELAKNSSYDNVILTGCGEEFAFWESVKRNFD